The sequence below is a genomic window from Tubulanus polymorphus chromosome 1, tnTubPoly1.2, whole genome shotgun sequence.
TAACCCATCATAGTTGAAAATGACCTATTTATTGGCAATGGCTGATTATTTCGAGCAGATCAATTCTTATTCAGGAAATATCCATTTATTTTCAGGATTAATCTGTGAACCGACACATTTTAAGCGCATCAATTCTGCTGCATATCTCGCTCAATTAGGTATTCACTGTCAGAGGAAAAATCGCATGGAAGGTCTCATATACCCAGCTATCGATCGCCGCTCACAAATGTGCACATTCCAATCACAGGAGCTGTTGTTCAGTTGCGTTGGATCAACAGAAAATTATGCCCGCATTTGTCCGTGTCGCAACTATATGAAAGGCCAAACAGCATTGTGTCATAGGTGTTTGTGATAGGACATGATTCGTTCATAAATTTTACAACGTATTGCATTGTGCGATGGCAAAGCTATCATTTCATAAGATGTGAATGCGAATTTGAAagcttgaaataataatcaatctTATGTTGATTAAGGTCAAAAAGAGAAATAAGGATAACAGCCTTATTTTATTAGTCTTCTGGTTTGTTTTTGATGTCAAGAGCGCATAATGTGTCATGATTTGTTTTCAACGATTATTCTTGGAATGCATTTACGAAAAGGTACAGATATTTCTTCGTTACGTGCCATCACGTGATAGGTAGTTCTTAAAAAATCATCcgattgaaaaaagaaaaccgGAATGTTTTTTTGCGCAGAACAATAAAAAAAGTGTTTACAGCATTCAAAGCTGTCCTAGTCTGCAATCAAGTCATGTGTTGGTTATATTACATGGTATTTTGTTTCACTGCCATAAAAGAGATATGCCCCCCATATAAAACAAGACACTTCATAATTGATAAATTGCAGAAAATCACGGAGAATATAATCATACGTACTTCGTGATGAGCGAAATTTCCATAAATGCTTGCATTGTTTTGATGTCATATATTTTCTAGGCATTTTATTTCTAAGCTATGAAATAACTGTTAACATTTTCTGAATACAGATTTTAGTCTCCTCGTTTAAACACCGTTTGTTTAATCAAACTACTATGAGGCTGTCCATAAAACATGCACAGAAAATTGCATATCTCCATATGCCCACATTGCACTAACCCCCCTCCACTTCCTTGTCCATCGGACAAAAAGCAATCAAAGACGTCGGACATccaaaataatgtttttttttaattcacttAATCACATTCTGGACTACAGTTTTTTCCATACATTATGTGAACTATATCTCCTCTAATTCGAAGTTGAAGTAATCATCCATGTGATGCACTCAATGATTTGTTCTGGCTTACAGGAGGAAGAAGATGTCCACATCCTAACAACCCCCTACCCTTGTTCACAAAAGTCCAAAGTTCGCAAGCCCCTCCCCTCAATTTTGGACATCTTATGGACAGCCCCTGTGCATTTAAGTTTTATCGCATAGAGCAATACTATGCAATATCGCATAGCATACCGTCATACTTTACGGATAATCAAAAAATGGTACAAAAATATAGGAAAACTATGATGATTTTATGGAACCATTTACCCCTTGTATCAATCCTGGCCAGTTTCCGAGTGGAAAGTGTTAGTCCAGTTTCCATAAACTATATACAACAGTACAAGAGCACTAATTCAACCTGATTAAGAAGGAAGCTGTTATCAGTTAAACAGGAAACTAAATTTCTCCTTCAATCAGACCATGTTCTCAAATGAAGTTCTATAAGAATATCGATATTCGAaggtttttatttcaatgagtGGAGAAACAAACTATCATGCTTCATTCATCCGAGTATGATGGGAAGGAATGTGGGATAATAATAGATTTGTTGATACGTATCTATTTGTACTAAACATGTATTTTAATACTAGAGTATTTTTCAAACTGAATGCTGCTAGTTTTGTTGGTTTTCATATAacatttttgtattttgtaaattcTTAAATTGCCTTCAAGCATTGCTACGATAGACTCCTCCTTACTCAGTATATTAGTTAACGCAGTAAACTGCTCAAGTCAgcaattcaaatacatttggaAAACAAGTCATCTCTGTGAAATATTGCAGTCCGAGCACCAGCGAGTCTACTGTACTTTTTAATATCAGTTATCAGAACGGGTTTGTTATGGCAGGTGTCTAATTCCAATGATATTGTTTTATACTTGTAAACTGAGATATGTACTATAATAAACATAAAATGGTTATTTTGACGAAACTCTGTTCCCAGTATGCTCACTTGAATCTCTTCAactcatttgcatatttgaCATCACACATTCCACTTCCATCTGGATCAATGAATTTACTGGCGTTAATACATGTATGCAGATATAAGGATGAACAGGGTTAATCTTAAGACATGGGACCTATTCCATAGTCATGGAAACCAGTCTAACATAATCTTAGTCCTATCACCAATCTAACAGTgttagaccagtcttaagaggTATGATCACTTATGGACTCGAGCCTTGATGGAACTGGCGTCTGGATTACGCAGGTTTTACTGTTAGTCTGAAAACTTGTCTTCAGTTGTCTAAGGATAAGAACAAAAATCAGCTCGACCCTGGCCTGAACACTTGAGAGATACCATCCAGAGAATCTCCAAACAAATACTCAAGCACATTTTTTCTTATGAATGGATTCTATTTATAACTTAtatatgaaacaactaaagCACAGACACTTACAAAAAATCGACAAGCACCCTGTTTCAACTTCCCTTCGGTCGTATAGTGCGTATCTTCTTCAGTTCTTTATAAAGAACTTCTTGTTGTACTGAAAATAAAAGCAACATAATTGTTAATTTGATGCAACAAAGCAAGTATAAAGTAGCGATTCCCAACTTGAAAGAAGCAAAAACTAATTTCTTACCCCAAGgatcaaaatttatttcttccATTTTATCGGCGAGTCTTGGTCTTACTCTGATAAGCTTATGTCCAGTTCCAGACATGCTCTCCAGTACCACCATAACAGCCCTTAAATAAGATTATGGCGATAACATGACAATGACAATATCCCGGTAACTCTTCAAATATGTCATAAATACGACATTAGATTACGTTTGTGGCTGTCAGCAATTGTAATTAACAATTCCCAACAACGAGTATTTATTATCTCCAAGGAGATTGCACGATAACTCAATAATCAATGTTAATTCACCAGTCACATGTACAAATAGTTCTAACTTTATCGTTAATTATCTATATGCAATGTAAACATTATCCACATACGCACTAGTAATATAATACCAAGATGCTTTAGTTTCAATCCTTATGGATTCACTAGGAACTTTAGTGTCTGATGTTATCACAGACACTGAGACACGAATGTAATTTTCTCGATACACTTATAGTTATGAATTACTGCCACTGTAAACCACcagaaatccagtttcacCAAATCGATTGCGAAAAATAAACCGCTATCATTACGAACTTCAGATAAACAGTTTTTTTTGTATTATGTTTATTCAAAGGAGCTTTGATCAGTCGGTGGATGATGCGAAACAAATGCAAAAATTTGCAAAAATGACtcactttatcaaaatatggaAATTAATTGCAATGAGCTGCTACGACAACAAAGCCCTGAGATGCAAATTCATTCTTTGCCGACATAGTTCTCATGCATTTGAATGCAGCGATAACACTAtctttatctttaaaaataactttgcaTCATACTTACTTTCCGGCTTTCTTCTTCGCCAGTCTGGGAATAGTTAACAGCATTTTATCGCGTCGTCAATATTTCTTaagtttaaaaaatttttctttcgTAACACGCATTtggctgaaataaaaaatgaaaatctaagattataattatatatatattatagatTATAATAAGCGTCCtgggaaattgaaaaaaattccattttGCTTTggaataaaatatcaaatttttcctatttatgaatttaaaaaaatactaTAGGGCCTACTAATATAAAATGATCTAAACCACTACACTATTCTGATGACATTCTGAGTCTGAAACAGCGatcttttaatgatttattgaacCATTTATGAAAGGTGCAGATATGACCGGAATCTCAATCTGTTCGTGTTGGTAATTAGTGCGATTAATCGTTCACCGCGGCATTTCTTCATTCAAGCCGCATAACAGAGGGATTAATGCATATAAGGCCCTATTCTACATTTTATGCCACtccaaaattcccaaatttatCTCAAATATGACAGTTTGTACCTTGATTTCCTTTATATGTTAATGTTTTCTATATTAATCGATTTACGTGCTAACTCGACCCGGAAGTAATTAAGAGACTGGTTGACGTATTTCACGCGCCAACCAGTCTATACGGCGTTATCGTGGAAGGGTATTTGCGTATTAAGAAAACTTGCTTGCAGCTTCGTACGGTCACCTAGCGAAATTTACGCGAACTACTACTGCGTGACCAGCTCCACCGGGAGGACAAACTCTGTCATTTTTACTTTACGAAAATCAACAAAGTTAATTAACCAGTAGAGAAtagttttgaattcattttcattgtttcatgataaaaatgatttaatctAAGATGTTACATTATTGGGCCATTTTTGGGGTGTACACTTCTTGAATGGGGCGGCGGGGCCCGGGTGCTGATTTCGTCAATTCGATTTGTGCAAACCCGCAAATTTCTTTTCGGATAAGTGATGCTGACGATGTGAGAGGTGTTTAATTCCACTATGAGTCTTGAGTTCCACCAAGGCTGGGATTGTGCAAAATTGACATGATCAAGAGAGCGCCGCACTGGCCATCTGAGCGGAGTCCACTGTCAGACCCCCCACACCTTAAAAACTCATCCGTCATATCAACGTTACGGATGATGTATCAGAGAGTTGATTCTCACATTTTTTTTCCACATTTCTCATTCTTTTTCAAGGGGAAAATTACTATACCGGCAACTCCGAGACTCAGAGCCACAGAATCCAACCAAGGGGCACTATCAATGGCAACTAAATCCACTCACTCAGACCAAGAAACAACATTCGGAGCGGGAACGTTTTCAGTCAACGTGTTGTGCGAATATAACTGGAATCCAACAGAGTACTAGAGTTAACGGATGCAATGACATGAGCTCCTCCTAAACTTCGCACTCCGGTTTGGCGCCAGACGAGCCGACAACAACCTAGAAATAGGCATAAAATATTCTCTCGTTGGTTGTGAAAACGACGATACAGTTCTGTctctgataaatgaaaacctGTTTTGTAAATTCTGCTGAGGTCCAGCTACTGGCAAATGGATTGGAGATGtaattattagaaatatccTCGGCCACCAGGCCTAGTGAAAGCGAAGATTAACGCAGAAATGTGGAGTTACGATTGGAACCGTTTCGACTACCGgttattctaatagtcatcttcagcaaTCTGGGAGAAATAAATCCAGAATCATGACTCTTCAGATGTGATACTaactaagaaaattaatggaaAAACAGTTAACGGGATGGCCCGCAGTACCACGGCACAGGGGAATCCTTACTAATAGTACCTATTGGGGTCAAAAACTTATTATGTCGGGCCCCTGtgagctcaaggaaacattttcggactgaACGTTATTTTCTCGTTATTGTTGTGGGATTTTCTACATATCATGGCCACAACACGGATCCCGATGTGTTTTATCGATGGTTAAATGAattggatatttgaattgagTGATATCTGCATTTCTCAACACCCGGCTTCTCGCGGATTACGTTTAGTATATGCAGATCTATGGTGCCACGTTAGCTTGACACGGCCGGTGAATTTTAACACGTCAAGTTACTTTCTGTGCGCTTCCAATTAACTCGATTAGCAGTTAAATTGCCCGATAGGAACCTGCTAGTTATTATTAGTGACGCTGTAAGGAAATCCACCGGGTGAAATATGGAGATTTTACATTATTTGTGCGgtgtgttattttgtgtttgtttgatGATTGACGACGCGAACGCTCTGCGATTTTTTGTCAGACCGGGCGCTAACAATAAAAAATGCTTGAAAGAAGAAATACATAAAGACGTTCTAGTGTCGGGTGACTATGAATTCCAGGAGATGCCTGGTCAAAAGGGTAGCATACATGTGAGTATTTCGATACCGTATTGTATTATTGGTGCTGCTGCCCCTTTTTGCGCGGCGGGATAATATGCATTATGACACATATGATAAAAACATATGATAACCTATCTTGCTATGTTACAATTTGAATTACAGTCAAATTCGGCTTCACAGACCAGAAATCCATATGTCAAGATATCGAGCATCCTTTTTTGTATTACACTTTCTATAGAAAAAGACGCCATAAGGGAGCAGAATCGTCATTTCAGCAATTCTTAT
It includes:
- the LOC141915200 gene encoding large ribosomal subunit protein bL33m-like, with the protein product MLLTIPRLAKKKAGKAVMVVLESMSGTGHKLIRVRPRLADKMEEINFDPWVQQEVLYKELKKIRTIRPKGS